The genome window TCGGAAAATTTTGACCAAAATAAGACTTTACTCATCAAATCGAGAACTAAACACAGACATGTACGTAACTATAGTAACTAACTAATTTATTTACCCCACCCTAGGTAGAAGTTGATGATGAATCATGAACGGTTAATGGAGCTAAAGAAGTTTGATATGACgaaatcaacaagaaaaatgaTGCGTACGTTTGGAAAGAAGAAAAGTTGCACCGATCCCACTTGAATGGACATACTCtcattcaaataaataagaaaGATGGAAAAGGCAACGTCCAAAGTCTTCAAGATGATAAAAAATATAAGTTGGACAGAGTATAACGCGTAGTTACAAGGACGTTGCTTCTAATGATATTTTGAGACACTTGTTTACGCCAAAGAATTCAGTGAACGCCTGCAATGCACATCATTGAAAGtgtctaattttttttagaataaaatTGGTATTAATTTCCTTAGTATTGATTAATATCAATGTCCTCATCAGTTCAAGTCTtcaaagcaacaaaaaaaaaaaaaaaaaaagtcttggcCTCACCAATAAAAAAAGACTGAGAAAACTTCTAGAGCCAGATAAAATTTCAACTAGTTTTTTTATGAGAGactataaatattatattagcCTGAGAATCTCTAAGTCTAAAGTCCAAGGGTACTTATCTCCATTAAATCTGGGTCCCCAGATGGTCTAATTATTTGTTGGCTACAAAATATCTCAACAAACAAAGACgaaataaaaaggttgaatatTCTCTTCACAAGAAGACAATAACTAAATAGCATCGTACGAATAACAAGACCTCAAGTTTTGACAATTTGGCCATGCATCTTCAATAATCAATATTCATGAGATTTTTCTGGAAACTTACATGTAGTGTAGGGGTGGCTAAATTCTTTCTGATCCAAATTAAACAAAGTTTGAACATTTGGgtacaaacacaaaaaaaaatatttgatttaaaaCCGGATCTtggttcaaaaatataaatattgtttgatttacttatTCAGACCTTAATCAGGATtatatttttgttcttatttatttatctggATTTAGACCAATCCGACTatggtcaattaagtatgtccgaaatccaattcAGATTAGGGTttagatatgtaaatattttgtaaacaagGACCCTCCTAAAAGCTGTTAAACTTTTAGGATGGATGAACttctatattttatattttatatttttagtgGGGCCAATATATATTACTTTAACCCATAGTTAAATCCTCTGGAGAGAGAGACGTGCGATTTGTGAGTTATTGTACGGGCTTGATGAGAGTGAGCTTAGTCTGTCGGATCCGAGAAAAGAAATCGAAGAAGGCTACCGTTTAAATTCATTTGAGTCCACAAAGCCCAAATGCAACACCTATGACCTAACTTTACAGGCTAATAATGGCCAATGCAAAAATAAAGTAAGCAACTAAGCCCATATGTTTCGGCCCAATTTGATGTCCGAGTTGTCAAGATTAGCTCACAACATTGTatgtgtttggcagtgtgttgtaactgtgttcagttgcaacacacctcacagcaccacagttttttgtgacacgccaaacagcttttgcgttctaactcacctcacagcaccacagctttttacctcacagcacctcaccacacctcaccacactcccaaacacttacaatatatgttgacttgtcctacgtaatcaaattaggtcaattattgtattttagattaatgtacaaggtaaaccttgagtgattttatattaatattattagtcatctaatataaatgtaattttgatacgtcaaacgcaccacaccgcaccgcaccacagttttaaaagttatgtgccaaacagctttttgcgtttcaactcacctcacagcaccacaattttataactcacagcaccacaccacacctcacagcatctcacagcattcccaaacaagcccaattatgaaaattaaaatcTCGATCGCTATAGTTCTCGTTTCACGAAAAAGACCCTCCCCACCAACACCAAATAGTAGAAACAAGATTGATTTGATTACTAGAGAAGTCATTGACAAAATTGgtaatttcatttttgtagCATATTCGTAATTGAAATGTTGGACTgtgacatttcacatcatttatatattctaacactcgtATACTCTCTCTCCTCACGTGGATAATCTGACGGCCCAACATGCCTACAATAAACGAGGCCCAATACTGGAAACTAGAGGTAGTCACACAAGACCCTCACTTAAGGTTTGAACTCAATACCTCCCGTTTTGATACCATGTCAATATTAATTACTTTGTCATTTAACTCGATAAATTAACCTATTGAATTGAgatatttcacatcatttatatatattataacacGAAAGTCAAAAAAATCAGCGCCAACCATCTACACTTGGCGAAAGTGACCTTTCCAATATTTATGTCAGGAAAAAGAGGTCATTTGGTGAGGCCGACAATGAACGAGACGCAAGTCTTACCTATTTATCTTTCATCCATGAAAGGTCATCTACTCTATACGCACAAACTTACATGCATTATGCATTGTAAGCATCAATCTCTCCTCTATTTATCTATGCCACATTGCAACTACTATTAAAACTACACACTTTTCCTTTTCAATGGTGGATAGGGTTTAGAGGGTGAtttgcacaaaaaaatataaaagttaTCTTCACTATgacgtgtgtatatatgttccTAATCCCTTGCAATAAtcataacaaacacaaatacATATTAGGTTTGATCATTTTCAtgacaatataattgattgtatGTATCAATGGTATTATCAATAATTTATCAAACTCTACATCGAATCGAGTTTGAACTCAGATGTATGGTCCCAGACGAGCTCGAGCTCAAACTCTCACTTTAGAGTTCGAGTCAAACTCCAAAAGGCCATAATTTGACTAGACTATACTCAATTACAACCTTAATTTCAGTACGTTAGGAAGTTGAGGAAAATCGTGGACATATATGGTGTATATGTTAAGAGATAAAATCTAATATCAGTGGGACACAAGTCTACCGAGTGGTATATATAACTAAATTCACCTTTAAATAGATATTTTCTTAGATTTAGTGATTTGGGCCTTGGCCTAGTTACTGGGTTtgagagaaacaaaaataagaaattactTCTTATCAAAATTTTGAGCGCAGGTTTTGTGGTAATGACTCCTGAAGTGTCACAGAACAGGACTACCAAACTCATTGTTTAATTCAAAGTTTTAGTTTTGTCTTGCATTCTTCTTTTTGTCACTATGTCAAGTGTCCCGATGCACTTTTTGGTATGGCACGCTTCCATGTGGACCTCTAATCATCTATCTAATTGGCCCACACTTTTGTTTAACTCctagattttttctttttttttggacgTATCTAGAAAATAAATAGACGGGGTTTGTTTTGTGACggaacaaaaaatttatataatgaGACGAATTATTGACGGGAGTTTGGGAGCGAGTGAGCGACACCTCAAATTTGTTTTTAAGACTATTTATTGaaaagtaacaaaaaataaataaatatcttgTATTGGGAGGGATTATGAATTGGGATTTTAAGACTAAATCTATATGAAATGGATTTATTTTGAACGTTGAAGCGGGTTcccttttgagtgtttggctcTCACGCTAAAATATGATTGTTCATAGAAATTTGGGGCTTGAGCCCTTTCAATACACACATAAATCCGCCACATAATTCAAGACACATAGATCCGCCACTGAGGACACCAATGATGCACATTAATTATACGAGCTCTTTTTCCTGTTGGTACACACCTTGagaaaaaataatgcaaagctggcacatatacacacatacatatatatatatatatgtgacatATAAATGGGTTTAGTGTGTTAGGTTATTGTCAAGAGCTGGTATGTAGATGGAGAAGTTGTAACTTAATTACTTATAAGAGGAGCAGGTATGCACCAAAATCCCCCGAACTTTGGAAAATCTAAGGTTATCCCACGAACATTGATTCCTCTAATCTTACAACCAACATTCCTCTAAATTTAAAGAAATGGATGGAAATCTTGTATCAAACATGATAAAGGCATTTTTAGTTTACTAACATGATGACTTTGATGATCCATTATGAGATTGATTATTGATTGCTTCAATGAGTGATAATATACATGTGATCCTTTGACTTGAGCACTTTGCACAAATTGATTTGTGTGAATGCTTTTGAGGGCAGAAATTTTGGACCTCAAAAACTTGAGCTAGATCCCCACAAATAATTTTGTCACACTTTCTTCTAGATGGATGAACTAATTATAAGTAGAGTATATTTTGTACACTCCATGTAAATGTACATGAGAGGATTAATTTCAAATCAACTTTTTTGTTAGCTGCATTGCTTTCGAAACTTTTGGTGGTTGAATTTTCTCATGTTGACCTTGGAAATTTCAGTCAAATCAACCTCTCGGGTGTATAATAGAGTGGTTGATGCCCTGCCTATGATTTAGGCACTCGATCGAATCAGTCTCAGACTCTCACTAATGTTAGAGTCGATTCTCCCTCCATTTATACTCTACTTACTTTTATTTGTAATCTCGTTTTTGAGTAATGAAAttcattctttaaaaaaaattaaaagtaacatatttaatattttcacCAGAAAGGGAGATTTCGGTAAAATAGCAAGGAACGAATGGCAATAGTGATCCTGGTAGAGAAACCCATGTCTACTTTTGAAATACAGTTCTTCAAAATGGACAAAAGGAAACCAGCTCCACTAATCCCAGCTCCTACAAAAGTCCCTCACTCAAACCGGAGATTCTCATTCTCCAGTCTCTTCATTTTCCCTCCACTCACgcttcctctccttctctcaaCAGATCCACGCAAGCCTCTGCTGCTCGTGCTTCGTCTCCCGCCAGCACTGCAGTGACGGCTTGATGATGTTTGCGCACCCTGAGACCACCACTCCCTGTGgtacctttttctttcttttactcTTGTGTCAGTACTTTTTCTTAACTGGGTAAGTTGACCATCAGCTACTGCTTCCGTCCTGTTTCCCTTTCGTTTTAGATGTGAAGATTTGAATATGATACTCTAATTGAGCTCTGGGTCATTTCCACGAACACTTAATAGACGCGAAAGCAAGCAGCAATGGTTGCAGAACCTTGGTTGCTGAAAATGGGTAACCAGGTGAGTTCCAACCTCAAACACGCGCTCCTTCTTGAACCTTACAAGAGAAGGAACCGGAGAAAACCAGAAGCCAAAGAGAAGGAGATTGTTGGTATTCTCTCATTTGAGGTTGCCAACGTTATGTCTAAGACGGTGCTGCTATTCAAATCCCTGTCCGATTCCGAGATCTCGAAGCTCAAGTCCGAAATCTTTAACTCCCAGGGAGTTAAGAACTTGGTTTCTTCGGATGAAAACTTCCTTCTCGAGCTTGCTTTGGCGGAGAAGCTCGACGACCTGAACAGGGTTGCTGGTGTTGTTTCTAGATTGGGGAAGAAGTGCACTGAACCTGCTTTGCAAGGGTTCGAGCATGTTTATGGGGACATAATGAGTGGAGTAATTGATGTGAAGGAATTGGGGTTTTTGGTGAAGGATATGGAGGGTATGATGAGGAAGATGGAGAGGTATGTGAGCGCCACCGGGGATTTGTACAGTGAGCTGGAGGTGTTGAACGAGCTGGAGCAGGCAGTGAAGAAATTCCAACAGAATCAGCATGAAGAGAGTCGCAAGGCGTTTGAGCAGAAATTGATTTGGCAGAAGCAGGACGTGAGGCATCTCAAGGAGATTTCTATTTGGTCTCAGACTTACGATAAGGTTGTGGAGTTGTTGGCGAGGACGGTATGTACTATTTTTGCCAAGATTTGTGCGGTATTTGGGGATTCTGCTTTGAGGACTCGCCTTCTCGAAGGGGGTTCCTCTCCAATGAAGAATGATTATGGACCTGTATCGGGTGAAATTGGTGAGTGCACACAGGTGCAAGTGGTTTCCGGGCCACTGAGACGAATTCTTAGCAGAAGCAATAGTGGTTGTCAATTGGGTTCAATTGAGAGACCGGCGGTGGTGAGAAAGGGGAAAATTTTAAAGTCTCACGTTGGTTTACAAAGAGGAGAAACTGCATTTTTTCAACATGAAGATTATAATTTTCCATGTGGGACTAGTCCGGGGAGGCTAATTATGGATTGCCTTAGTTTGAGTAGTTCGGTTTCAAGGTTTGATGATGCTGACAATGTTGATCGTGAGGGTGAGGACCGAAATAGCCAAATTTCGCGTTGCAGTGGTGTTACTAATGGTGGTTTCAGAAGTGAGCATCCTAATCATGCTGATTGTTTTAGTCCAACCAAACTTGGGGTTTCTTTCAATGCATATCCAAAGCAAGCAAAGAACAATGTGCTAAGTAGCACATGCTTTGGTCCAAATAGTAGGTTGACAGTTTATGCTCCGCCTTCTACCGTGGGAGGCTCTGCCCTAGCCTTGCATTACGCAAATGTTATAATTGTCATAGAGAAGCTACTACGCTACCCTCACTTAGTAGGTGAGGATGCTAGAGATGATTTGTATCAGATGTTACCGACTAGCTTAAGAAAGACTCTGAGGACTAATCTCAAGGCCTATTTCAAGAATTTCGCGATATATGATGCTCCGCTTGCTCTTGATTGGAAAGAGACGTTGGATAAGAGATTGTGGTGGCTTGCCCCATTAGCACATAACATGATCAGGTGGCAAAGTGAGCGTAATTTTGAGCAGCAACAAATTGTTAAGAGGACAAATGTTCTTCTGCTTCAGACTTTGTATTTTGCTGATAGGGGGAAGACAGAAGCAGCTATTTGTGAACTTCTTGTTGGTTTGAATTATATATGTCGCTATGAACAGCAGCAAAATGCACTGTTAGACTGTACAAGTagtattgattttgatgattgtatggAATGGCAGTCTCAAGACAGGGCTTCTTATCTCAATTAGTTATATTATCAAATTTGGATGGCTGAAGCAGGCTGTAGAAACAGTTACCTGTCTCTTGATATACATGAGAAGACATTTATGATTCGG of Tripterygium wilfordii isolate XIE 37 chromosome 13, ASM1340144v1, whole genome shotgun sequence contains these proteins:
- the LOC120013923 gene encoding protein PSK SIMULATOR 1-like, with protein sequence MVAEPWLLKMGNQVSSNLKHALLLEPYKRRNRRKPEAKEKEIVGILSFEVANVMSKTVLLFKSLSDSEISKLKSEIFNSQGVKNLVSSDENFLLELALAEKLDDLNRVAGVVSRLGKKCTEPALQGFEHVYGDIMSGVIDVKELGFLVKDMEGMMRKMERYVSATGDLYSELEVLNELEQAVKKFQQNQHEESRKAFEQKLIWQKQDVRHLKEISIWSQTYDKVVELLARTVCTIFAKICAVFGDSALRTRLLEGGSSPMKNDYGPVSGEIGECTQVQVVSGPLRRILSRSNSGCQLGSIERPAVVRKGKILKSHVGLQRGETAFFQHEDYNFPCGTSPGRLIMDCLSLSSSVSRFDDADNVDREGEDRNSQISRCSGVTNGGFRSEHPNHADCFSPTKLGVSFNAYPKQAKNNVLSSTCFGPNSRLTVYAPPSTVGGSALALHYANVIIVIEKLLRYPHLVGEDARDDLYQMLPTSLRKTLRTNLKAYFKNFAIYDAPLALDWKETLDKRLWWLAPLAHNMIRWQSERNFEQQQIVKRTNVLLLQTLYFADRGKTEAAICELLVGLNYICRYEQQQNALLDCTSSIDFDDCMEWQSQDRASYLN